The sequence CTGACTGCATGAGTAAGCCCACCATCTTGGTTGTTGAAGATGACCTGGGACTCAGAGAAGCCCTGGTGGACACCCTGCTGTTGGGTGGCTACCAATGCCTGGAGGCCAGCGATGGCGCCGAGGCCCTGATCCAACTGGGTCAGCAGCGCCCCGCCATGGTGATCTCCGATATCCAGATGGCCGGCATGGACGGTCTGGCCCTGCTTAAGGCGATTCGGGCCAAGGACCTGAATCTGCCGGTGCTGTTGATGACCGCCTACGGCACCATCGACGCCGCCGTGGAAGCGATGCGCTGCGGCGCCAACGATTACCTGGCCAAGCCTTTCGCCCCCGAGGTGCTGCTGCATCAGGTGGAGCGCTACCTGCTGGCCCCGGCCGCCGAGGTACATCAGCCGGTGGTGGCCGATGAGGCCAGTCTCAGGCTGCTGGGCCTGGCGGAGCGGGTGGCCCAGTCCGACGCCTCGGTGATGATCACCGGCCCAAGTGGCTCCGGCAAGGAGGTGCTGGCCCGCTACCTGCACCAGTGCTCCCCCAGAGTGGATGCCCCCTTCGTGGCCATCAACTGTGCCGCCATTCCGGAAAACATGCTGGAAGCCACCCTGTTCGGCTACGAGAAGGGCGCCTTCACCGGTGCCGTTGCCGCCTGTGCCGGTAAGTTTGAGCAGGCCCAGGGCGGCACCATACTGCTGGATGAGATCACCGAGATGGATCTCGGCCTGCAGTCCAAGTTGCTGCGGGTCCTGCAGGAGCGGGAAGTTGAGCGCCTGGGCAGCCGCAAGACCATTCAGCTGGACGTGCGGGTGCTGGCCACCTCCAACCGGGACCTCAAGCAGGCGGTGGCCGAAGGGCGCTTCCGTGAGGATCTCTACTACAGACTGAATGTGTTCCCCCTCAACTGGCTGCCCCTGAGTCAGCGTCCCGGTGACATCGTGCCTCTGGCCGAGCACCTGCTGGGCCGCCACCTGGGAGCCAAGGGGGTGGTCCCCCGTCTGGACGACGCCGCCAAGGCCAAGCTGACCGCCCACAACTGGCCCGGCAACGTCCGCGAGCTGGAGAACGTGGTCCAGCGCGCCCTGATCCTCTGTGTCGGGGACACCATCGGGGCCAACGACCTCTTTATCGATACTCTGGAGATGCCCAGTGTGGCACCCAGGGTTCAGCCCGAGGTGGAAGTTAAGCCAGACAGCCTGGGTGATGAGTTAAAACTTCAGGAACATCAGATTATTGTGGATGCTCTTGAGCAAAATGGCGGCAGTCGCAAGGCGGTGGCCGAGCAGTTGGGCATCAGCCCCCGTACCCTGAGGTACAAATTGGCCAAGATGCGGGACATGGGGATTGAATTGCCAGCCTGAAGGCTGCACACTTGCCCCCCCGCCGTGTAGATAGATTGATGAACAGGTGTAACCAGGAGTAGCGCACAATGGAGATCGGCTCTAATCCCCTCATCAGCGAGATGCAACAGATGTCGCTGGAGGCAGACCCTACGGCCCTCAAGCCCACGGCGGGTCCGGCGGGCGACTTTGAGTCCCTGTT is a genomic window of Ferrimonas sp. YFM containing:
- a CDS encoding sigma-54 dependent transcriptional regulator, which encodes MSKPTILVVEDDLGLREALVDTLLLGGYQCLEASDGAEALIQLGQQRPAMVISDIQMAGMDGLALLKAIRAKDLNLPVLLMTAYGTIDAAVEAMRCGANDYLAKPFAPEVLLHQVERYLLAPAAEVHQPVVADEASLRLLGLAERVAQSDASVMITGPSGSGKEVLARYLHQCSPRVDAPFVAINCAAIPENMLEATLFGYEKGAFTGAVAACAGKFEQAQGGTILLDEITEMDLGLQSKLLRVLQEREVERLGSRKTIQLDVRVLATSNRDLKQAVAEGRFREDLYYRLNVFPLNWLPLSQRPGDIVPLAEHLLGRHLGAKGVVPRLDDAAKAKLTAHNWPGNVRELENVVQRALILCVGDTIGANDLFIDTLEMPSVAPRVQPEVEVKPDSLGDELKLQEHQIIVDALEQNGGSRKAVAEQLGISPRTLRYKLAKMRDMGIELPA